In Natronogracilivirga saccharolytica, the following are encoded in one genomic region:
- a CDS encoding fasciclin domain-containing protein has translation MKLSNISLLALFLAAALIPAACSDDSTTQSDTRDPSIADVVVDDDEFSTLLNALQSTGLDGVLDEDGDYTVFAPTDKAFEALPEGTLESLSSDQLEEILLYHVLGNEVFSGQLDAEQSVETLSEEDIFIVAGGSGVTVNGTASVTSADIEARNGVIHVIDNVILPDAYGTIVDNAVKRYFLSSLVEAVIDADLAETLSGDGPFTVFAPTNEAFAEIEDVAAGLSVEELTEVLLYHAVDAQVFSSDLQPTQEVTTLSGESITVEVADGAATINGSSNISTVDIEGVNGVIHIIDEVLLP, from the coding sequence ATGAAATTGAGCAATATATCTTTACTTGCACTGTTCCTGGCGGCGGCCCTGATTCCGGCAGCCTGCTCTGATGATTCAACGACCCAGTCAGATACCCGCGATCCTTCCATTGCAGATGTTGTGGTGGATGATGACGAATTCTCAACTCTTCTGAATGCTCTTCAATCAACCGGACTTGATGGCGTTCTGGACGAAGACGGTGATTATACTGTTTTTGCACCGACCGATAAAGCTTTTGAAGCACTTCCGGAAGGTACACTTGAGTCGCTTTCATCCGACCAGCTGGAAGAAATTCTTCTGTATCATGTTCTGGGAAATGAAGTGTTCTCAGGCCAGCTGGATGCAGAACAGTCCGTCGAAACATTATCCGAAGAGGACATCTTCATTGTGGCCGGCGGATCAGGAGTCACAGTCAATGGAACCGCATCGGTTACCAGCGCTGATATTGAAGCGCGGAACGGTGTCATTCATGTGATTGACAACGTTATTCTGCCGGATGCCTACGGAACCATAGTGGATAACGCAGTCAAGCGCTACTTCCTGTCATCACTTGTCGAGGCAGTGATTGATGCAGACCTTGCAGAAACGCTTTCCGGGGACGGACCATTTACCGTCTTTGCTCCGACCAATGAAGCATTTGCAGAAATCGAGGATGTCGCTGCGGGGCTTTCGGTGGAAGAGTTGACAGAAGTTCTTCTCTATCACGCAGTTGACGCACAGGTGTTTTCTTCCGACCTGCAGCCGACCCAGGAAGTGACTACTCTCAGCGGTGAATCCATCACCGTAGAAGTTGCTGACGGAGCTGCGACAATCAATGGCAGTTCAAATATTTCAACCGTTGATATCGAAGGTGTGAATGGTGTGATTCATATCATAGACGAAGTGCTGCTGCCGTAA
- a CDS encoding type II toxin-antitoxin system VapC family toxin: MIVVDTNILAHFWLPSDHTELCEQLFQWDPEWVAPILWKSEFRNVVILYMRKKLIDLPEAIQITEKAENQMKEREFHVNSVQVYDLADKSDCSSYDCEFISLAEELDIKLISMDKQILRLFPERSAKPLDVLGS, translated from the coding sequence ATGATTGTTGTTGACACAAACATCCTCGCCCATTTTTGGTTGCCATCAGATCATACGGAACTTTGCGAACAGTTATTTCAGTGGGATCCGGAATGGGTTGCTCCTATTCTGTGGAAAAGTGAATTCAGGAATGTTGTCATTCTTTACATGAGGAAGAAATTAATCGATCTGCCGGAAGCAATACAAATAACTGAAAAAGCAGAAAATCAAATGAAAGAACGGGAGTTTCACGTAAACTCAGTTCAAGTTTATGATCTGGCAGATAAATCTGATTGTTCTTCCTACGACTGTGAATTCATCAGTCTTGCAGAGGAGCTGGATATCAAACTGATAAGCATGGACAAGCAGATCCTTCGTTTGTTTCCTGAGCGATCTGCTAAACCTTTAGATGTCTTAGGCTCTTAA
- a CDS encoding FitA-like ribbon-helix-helix domain-containing protein, with product MPSITVKNIPESIYNKLKQQAEAQHRSMNSEIITCLERSVEPKRVSPDEILRQARMMRKKVRGSLSAEEIQDAIDQGRP from the coding sequence ATGCCAAGTATAACCGTCAAGAATATACCCGAGTCTATTTACAACAAACTGAAGCAACAGGCAGAAGCTCAACATCGCAGCATGAATAGCGAAATTATCACTTGTTTGGAGCGATCTGTGGAGCCGAAGCGTGTTTCTCCCGATGAAATTCTTCGTCAAGCCCGGATGATGAGGAAAAAAGTTAGAGGAAGTTTGTCTGCTGAAGAGATCCAGGATGCCATTGATCAAGGCAGGCCATGA
- a CDS encoding type II toxin-antitoxin system VapC family toxin: protein MNRVLVDTNILIFAIDQDSRFFHQARKILDHPEFVLTTTSKNLSEFLAVVTKPNGYGLSSDVASDILGEIINNLQILFPNQESLDLFKELLYRYRPTGLKVHDFEIISIGLANGVRHFATFNSKDFQIFDEIKLVEL, encoded by the coding sequence ATGAATAGGGTTTTGGTGGATACCAATATCCTGATTTTCGCCATTGATCAGGACTCCAGGTTTTTTCATCAAGCCCGGAAAATACTGGATCATCCCGAATTTGTCCTCACTACCACTTCTAAAAACCTTTCCGAGTTCCTAGCCGTTGTCACCAAACCAAATGGATATGGCCTGAGCAGTGACGTTGCCTCTGATATTCTTGGAGAAATCATCAATAACTTGCAAATCCTCTTCCCGAACCAAGAGTCCTTGGATCTTTTCAAAGAGCTCTTGTACCGTTATCGGCCAACAGGGCTAAAAGTTCACGACTTTGAAATCATAAGTATCGGCCTGGCAAATGGAGTCCGTCATTTTGCGACTTTTAACTCCAAGGATTTCCAGATCTTTGATGAAATTAAACTTGTTGAGCTTTAA
- a CDS encoding M20 family peptidase: protein MTKRILVRSVTGILIVLIAVAAIVFYRAMQLSHDIPEVDQVTYDDIDLDRAVERLSQALQFRTVSTQELTFLYRPEFDRFIDFLEDEYPEVHNTLERERVNGYTLLFKWEGTDPDLPAAMFQGHYDVVPVEPGTEDDWTHPPFSGNISDGFVWGRGAIDDKSGIFSYLEALDYLIAKGYQPGRTMYVALNHDEEIGGRMGARKVADLMLERETDIAFVADEGMPVAQEIMEGLEHPIAMIGVAEKGYVSVELNIQKEGGHSSMPPRLTTIGVLSSAIKNLKENPMTGRFAGLLRETFEPLAPDLPLAYRLALANLWLFGGMVEERLGYIPHTNAALRTTTAPTMFHAGVKENVLPQTARAVVNFRIHPDDSVQDVLDYVRETIVNDDIEIRVMEGAREPSPITPTSSESFQAMKHTIHEIFPGIPVAPSMFLAATDARHFPEVTENLLRFRPIRARPDDAGRIHGTDERIGIENFGEMIAFYIRMMKNTTSGQEFNTGQFSE from the coding sequence ATGACAAAACGCATTCTGGTTCGTTCAGTTACAGGTATCCTGATCGTACTTATTGCCGTTGCTGCAATTGTATTTTACCGGGCAATGCAGCTGAGCCACGATATTCCGGAAGTCGATCAGGTTACATATGATGACATTGACCTGGACAGAGCAGTTGAACGTTTATCACAGGCATTGCAATTCAGGACAGTATCAACACAGGAGCTCACATTTTTGTACCGGCCGGAGTTCGACAGGTTCATTGATTTCCTCGAGGATGAATATCCGGAAGTGCACAACACCCTTGAGCGCGAACGGGTAAACGGCTACACGCTTCTCTTTAAATGGGAAGGTACCGACCCGGACCTGCCCGCCGCCATGTTTCAGGGACATTATGATGTGGTTCCGGTGGAACCCGGGACGGAAGACGACTGGACCCATCCGCCCTTCAGCGGAAACATTTCTGACGGATTTGTCTGGGGACGCGGGGCCATTGACGACAAAAGCGGCATTTTTTCCTACCTCGAAGCGCTGGACTACCTGATAGCGAAGGGATATCAGCCCGGGCGGACCATGTACGTTGCCCTCAACCATGACGAGGAAATCGGTGGCCGCATGGGAGCAAGAAAAGTGGCTGACCTCATGCTCGAGCGCGAAACCGACATCGCATTTGTTGCCGATGAAGGAATGCCGGTTGCCCAGGAGATTATGGAAGGACTGGAACACCCAATAGCCATGATCGGTGTTGCCGAAAAAGGATATGTCAGTGTTGAGCTGAATATTCAAAAGGAAGGAGGTCACTCTTCCATGCCTCCCAGACTGACAACCATCGGCGTTTTGAGCTCGGCTATTAAAAATCTCAAGGAAAATCCCATGACCGGGCGTTTTGCCGGACTGCTGCGGGAAACGTTTGAGCCTCTGGCACCGGATCTTCCGTTAGCCTACAGACTTGCCCTGGCTAATTTGTGGCTGTTCGGCGGGATGGTCGAGGAGAGGCTTGGTTATATCCCGCATACCAACGCCGCACTGCGAACCACAACGGCCCCGACCATGTTCCACGCGGGAGTCAAGGAAAATGTCCTTCCGCAGACAGCACGCGCTGTGGTTAATTTCCGGATTCATCCGGATGACAGCGTTCAGGATGTGCTGGATTACGTCAGGGAAACCATTGTCAATGATGATATTGAGATTCGGGTGATGGAAGGTGCCCGGGAGCCGTCTCCCATCACACCGACATCTTCGGAATCATTTCAGGCCATGAAACATACGATCCACGAGATTTTCCCCGGAATCCCTGTAGCGCCATCCATGTTCCTTGCAGCCACAGATGCACGGCACTTCCCGGAAGTGACTGAAAACCTGCTTCGTTTCCGCCCGATCCGTGCCCGTCCGGACGATGCGGGGCGCATTCACGGCACCGACGAGCGAATCGGCATCGAGAACTTTGGCGAAATGATCGCATTCTACATACGGATGATGAAAAACACGACTTCCGGACAGGAGTTCAATACGGGTCAGTTTTCGGAGTGA